In Triticum urartu cultivar G1812 unplaced genomic scaffold, Tu2.1 TuUngrouped_contig_514, whole genome shotgun sequence, one DNA window encodes the following:
- the LOC125528821 gene encoding E3 ubiquitin-protein ligase At1g63170-like, whose amino-acid sequence MAAHPVESEASSETDNHPLLIDHMENTAHLEIAIESPRDDVASSSTTRREDNDGLDRLPHISESSSETTTASNSQSAPLARRDANRARHRQSPLNSSCWISIELVVTVSQIIAAICVLSLSRKERPHSPLFEWVIGYTVGCVATLPLLYWRYLHRNRPTTGQEPASQNFPPNSISESNSHTTNSAPGMSEAGFVTDTNGVSQNNVLTRNPRAQAYADHFRMALDCFFAVWFVVGNVWVFGGHSSAHDAPNLYRLCIAFLTFSCIGYAMPFILCALICCCLPCIISLMSFREDLNQNKGATAEAINALRTYKFKTKKSRNGEGIEVGGGVVAAGTDKERIVSAEDAICCICLARYSNNDDLRELPCTHFFHKECVDKWLKINALCPLCKAEIDSGPTTAPAIGFGRRHSDNRVGNDIESQL is encoded by the exons ATGGCTGCTCATCCTGTTGAATCAGAAGCAAGCAGTGAAACAGACAATCACCCTTTACTGATAGACCACATGGAAAATACTGCTCATCTTGAGATTGCAATTGAGAGCCCAAGGGATGATGTTGCTTCATCGTCAACCACTCGTCGGGAGGATAATGATGGTTTGGATCGATTGCCTCACATCTCAGAAAGTTCTTCGGAGACAACTACTGCATCTAACTCTCAAAGTGCTCCTCTAGCAAGAAGAGATGCTAATCGTGCTCGTCATCGGCAAAGTCCGTTGAATTCTAGTTGCTGGATCTCCATTGAGCTTGTTGTAACAGTTAGCCAGATTATAGCGGCCATTTGTGTTCTGTCATTGTCAAGGAAGGAACGTCCGCATTCTCCATTATTTGAGTGGGTCATTGGTTATACGGTAGGTTGTGTTGCTACTCTTCCTCTTCTCTACTGGCGCTATCTCCATCGCAACCGCCCAACAACTGGGCAAGAACCAGCAAGTCAGAACTTCCCTCCGAACAGTATATCTGAGTCCAATTCTCACACAACAAATTCGgcccctggcatgtctgaagctGGTTTTGTAACTGACACAAATGGAGTCTCGCAAAACAACGTGCTTACCAGAAATCCCAG GGCCCAAGCTTATGCCGATCACTTCAGGATGGCCCTTGACTGTTTCTTCGCCGTGTGGTTTGTTGTGGGGAATGTGTGGGTATTTGGTGGACATTCCTCTGCCCATGACGCTCCCAACTTATACAG GTTGTGTATAGCCTTCCTCACATTTAGCTGCATCGGCTATGCTATGCCTTTCATTCTGTGCGCACTGATATGTTGCTGCCTGCCCTGCATAATCTCCCTAATGAGCTTTCGTGAAGATCTAAACCAAAACAAAGGTGCTACTGCAGAAGCAATCAATGCCTTGAGAACATACAAGTTCAAAACGAAGAAGTCCCGTAACGGCGAGGGGATTGAAGTCGGCGGCGGAGTTGTTGCTGCTGGAACAGACAAGGAGCGGATTGTTTCTGCTGAAGATGCT ATTTGCTGTATCTGCCTAGCAAGATACTCgaacaatgatgatctccgagAGCTTCCTTGCACCCACTTCTTCCACAAAGAATGCGTAGACAAATGGCTCAAGATAAACGCACTGTGCCCCCTCTGCAAAGCTGAGATAGACAGTGGCCCGACAACTGCTCCTGCCATTGGCTTTGGGCGTCGCCACAGTGACAACAGGGTAGGAAATGACATCGAATCGCAGCTGTAA